The following is a genomic window from Deltaproteobacteria bacterium.
ATATGCGCAGCGCCATAAGCCTCCAGCGCCCAGACCTCCATTTCACCGAGCCTCTGTCCGCCAAACTGGGCCTTGCCTCCCAGTGGCTGCTGCGTAACAAGGGAGTATGGACCTGTGCTCCTTGCGTGTATCTTATCCTCTACCAGATGGTGGAGCTTTAGCATATACATACAACCGACTGTAACATCCTGATCAAACGGCTCTCCGATTCTGCCGTCATAAAGAGTAATCTTGCCGTTAAGCGGCAAACCGGCCTTCTCAAGAAGGTCTTTTATGTCCTGCTCCGTAGCGCCATCAAACACCGGACTTGATATAAATATCCCTTTTTTCAATCTCCTGGCCACAGCTACAACTTCTTTATCAGAAAGATCATTTAAAAATTTGTTAAAATCAGGAGAGCCGTATATCTTTTTAAGCTTTTCCCGCAAAGCATTATGGCTAAAATCTTTCTCCATATAGCCAGCCACCTGCTCTCCGAGACCCCTGGCAGCCCAGCCAAGGTGTGTTTCTAATATCTGACCAACATTCATTCTGGAAGGAACACCAAGCGGGTTCAAGACTATATCGACCGGCGTCCCATCCGCCAAATAAGGCATATCCTCTTCAGGCAATATCCTGGAGACAACCCCTTTGTTCCCATGTCTACCGGCCATCTTATCCCCGACAGATATCTTTCTCTTCATAGCTATGTATACCTTAACCATCTTTATAACACCTGGAGGCAGTTCATCTCCTCTCTTAAGCCTGTCTATCCTCTCATCAAATACAACCTTTATAAGGTCTATCTGCTCATTAAAATTATCAATGGTATGTTTTATTTCCTCTTCTACATGTTCATCTGTCAAAGACACTTCATCCCACCTGGCCATAGGAATCTGGTCTATTATATCTTCTGTAATAACCATGCCCTTTTTTATAAGAACATTGCCCTTTTTATCAAGAAGTTTTTGAGATAAATGTTTTCCAGCAAGCAGTTTTTTTACCTTCTTATACGCATTATCCCTTACAATCTTTATCTCATCCTCTTTATCCTTTGAGAGCTTGGCTGTTTCCCTGCCTTCAATAGATTTGCTCCTCTCATCCCTCTCCGCGCCCTTTCTTGAGAACACCTTAACATCTATAACAACCCCCTCTATGCCGGGCGGGACCTTGAGAGAAGTATCTTTCACATCCTCTGCCTTTTCTCCGAATATAGCGCGAAGCAGCTTCTCTTCCGGAGAAAGCTGGGTCTCGCCTTTTGGCGTTACCTTGCCAACCAGTATATCTCCAGGCGCCACATCTGCGCCAATACGCACTATCCCGCTCTCATCCAAATCCTTAAGCGCCTCCTCGCCTACATTCGGGATGTCTCTTGTAATATCCTCCTTGCCAAGTTTTATATCCCTGGACATTATTTCAAATTCCTCTATATGCACAGATGTAAAGACATCTTCTTTATGCAGCCGCTCGCTTATCAGTATAGAATCTTCAAAATTATACCCCCCCCACGGCATGAATGCGACAAGGCAATTTCTGCCCAATGCAAGCTCTCCATGATCCGTTGAGGGCCCGTCTGCTATCACATCCCCTTTGCTTATCTTGTCACCAGTCCGCACTATCGGTTTCTGATTCATGCATGTATTCTGATTAGACCTCTTAAACTTTGTGAGGTTGTAAATATCAACGCCATCGCTGCACCTTATTACTATTCTGGAGGCATCAACACCTTCCACAACACCATCTTTCCTGGCAATTACAGTAACGCCCGAATCCTTTGCAACCACTTCTTCAATACCTGTCCCAATAAGCGGCGCATCGGTCTGAACCAGCGGAACAGCCTGGCGCTGCATGTTCGAACCCATAAGTGCCCTGTTGGCGTCATCATTTTCAAGAAACGGGACAAGGGCTGCTGCGATACTCACCAACTGGTTCGGGGAGACATCCATCAGTGTAATATCATCGGGCCTTGCCATGACAAATTCTCCACTCTTTCTCGCGGAAACCATATCAGTTGTAAATCTGCCGTCCTTATCAATGGACGCGTTGGCCTGGGCTATTACATGGCTCTCTTCATCCAATGCAGAAAGGAATCTTATCTTGCTGGTTACCCTGCCATTCGCAGCTTCTCTGTACGGAGTTTCTATAAAACCGAATTCATTTACCCTTGCATAGGTGCTAAGCGACACTATAAGTCCTATATTCGGTCCTTCCGGTGTTTCTATAGGACATATCCTGCCATAGTGGGTGGCATGAACATCCCTGACCTCAAATCCCGCCCTTTCCCTTGTAAGTCCACCCGGCCCAAGGGCAGAGAGCCTCCTCTTGTGCGTTATCTCGGACAGCGGATTGGTTTGGTCCATAAATTGCGACAGCTGGCTGGAACCAAAAAACTCTCTCACTACTGCTGCGACAGGTTTTGGGTTTATAAAATCATGCGGCATAAGGGTCTCTAACTCGCCAAGGCTCATCCTCTCCTTTACCGCCCTTTCCATCCTTAATAACCCTATCCTGTATTGGTTCTCTAAAAGCTCGCCAACTGACCGTATCCTCCTGTTGCTAAGATGGTCTATATCATCTACAAACCCATGCCCGTTCTTAAGGCCCACAAGATAACGAACCACACCAAGGATATCCTCCTTGCGTAGTGTAGTAGTCTCCAAAACAACATCAAATCCGAACTTTCTATTGAGTTTTAATCTGCCGACCTTTGACAGGTCATATCTATCTGCAGAAAAGAACAGATTATGGAATTGCTGCCGCGCCACAGCCACAGTAGGCGGGTCGCCCGGCTTCAGTCTTTTGTATATTTCAACCATAGCATTTATAGTCATGCTGCTGATGGGATCATCAGGGTTTTCCTTGCGGTAGGATTGAATAATCTTTGTTTCTTCATTGGTAATTCTGTCATTTATAAGGATATCTCTGAAGAAAGGACCAATCCCTTCTGTAAAGAGAAGCTGGAACTTTTTTATCCCTCTTTTCTCTATCTCATCCAGTTTTTCTTTTGTAATGATCTGGTTACACTCCAAAAACACTTCTCCCGTTTTATGATCAACAATGTCTCTTGCAACAACTTTGCCTAAAATGCCTTCTACCTCAACCGGTATATATTTAACACCAGCAGCAACAAGTTTTTTTATAATTGCCCTGTTAAACTTTCTTTCCTTTTTTATAATTAACTCATGCGTCTTAGTATCTTTTATATCCTGACTTGCCTTCTGGCCTATGAGTTGGTCCGGATCCACCTTCTTCAATATCTCCCTTCCTTCCAGAACAATCTCTTCGGCAGGGTAGAAATAATTAAGAAGCTCTTCTATAGAATAACCCAATGCCTTAAGAAGGATAGTGGCAAGCATCTTCCTTCTTTTATCTATTCGCACATAAAGCCAATCCTTCTGATCAAATTCAAAGTCGAGCCACGAACCGCGATATGGTATTACCCTTGCAGTATACTGGAGTTTTCCGCTCGCATAACCCTTTCCCTTTTCATATTCAAAATACACCCCGGGGGATCTATGAAGCTGGCTCACAATAACCCTTTCTGTTCCATTGATAATAAATGTCCCGTTATCGGTCATAAGCGGAACTTCCCCAAAATATATCTCCTGCTCCTTTACATCTCTTATGGTCTGCGCCCCTGTTGTCTGGTCTTTATCCCATACAACAAGCCTTACAGTTATCCTAATAGGAGAGGCATAGGTCATGCCCCTCTGCTGACATTCTTCAACAGTGTATTTCGGTTCCTCCAATATATAATTCACAAAATCCATAGATGCTGTGCCGCTGTAATCCTTTATAGGGAAAATACTTTTGAATACACCCTGAAGACCAATATCAGCCCGCGCATCAGGTTTCACGCCTGATTGGAGAAATTGCTGATACGATCTTTTCTGCACATCTATCAGATTTGGTATATCTACTATCTTGCCTATGCGGGAATAATCTTTTCTAAGGATTGCCCCGTTTAATAAAATATTGCCCATTTTTATCCCCCTCATAAAAACAGGTAAAGGTATAGGTAAAGCGAAATCTTTATTATGCTATACCTATACCTATACCTTTGCCTATACCTGTATTTATTTTATCTCTACCTGAGCGCCTACAGCTTCCAGTTGTTTCTTGAAATTCTCAACATCCGCTTTAGAAACACCTTCCTTCACTGTCTTTGGAGCGCCTTCCACAAGGTCCTTTGCCTCTTTTAACCCAAGGCCTGTAATTGCCCTGACTTCCTTAATGACTTTAATCTTGTCTGCGCCGACACTCTTAAGGATAATAGTAAACTCCGTCTGTTCCTCTGCAGGGGCGGCCGCTGC
Proteins encoded in this region:
- the rpoB gene encoding DNA-directed RNA polymerase subunit beta translates to MGNILLNGAILRKDYSRIGKIVDIPNLIDVQKRSYQQFLQSGVKPDARADIGLQGVFKSIFPIKDYSGTASMDFVNYILEEPKYTVEECQQRGMTYASPIRITVRLVVWDKDQTTGAQTIRDVKEQEIYFGEVPLMTDNGTFIINGTERVIVSQLHRSPGVYFEYEKGKGYASGKLQYTARVIPYRGSWLDFEFDQKDWLYVRIDKRRKMLATILLKALGYSIEELLNYFYPAEEIVLEGREILKKVDPDQLIGQKASQDIKDTKTHELIIKKERKFNRAIIKKLVAAGVKYIPVEVEGILGKVVARDIVDHKTGEVFLECNQIITKEKLDEIEKRGIKKFQLLFTEGIGPFFRDILINDRITNEETKIIQSYRKENPDDPISSMTINAMVEIYKRLKPGDPPTVAVARQQFHNLFFSADRYDLSKVGRLKLNRKFGFDVVLETTTLRKEDILGVVRYLVGLKNGHGFVDDIDHLSNRRIRSVGELLENQYRIGLLRMERAVKERMSLGELETLMPHDFINPKPVAAVVREFFGSSQLSQFMDQTNPLSEITHKRRLSALGPGGLTRERAGFEVRDVHATHYGRICPIETPEGPNIGLIVSLSTYARVNEFGFIETPYREAANGRVTSKIRFLSALDEESHVIAQANASIDKDGRFTTDMVSARKSGEFVMARPDDITLMDVSPNQLVSIAAALVPFLENDDANRALMGSNMQRQAVPLVQTDAPLIGTGIEEVVAKDSGVTVIARKDGVVEGVDASRIVIRCSDGVDIYNLTKFKRSNQNTCMNQKPIVRTGDKISKGDVIADGPSTDHGELALGRNCLVAFMPWGGYNFEDSILISERLHKEDVFTSVHIEEFEIMSRDIKLGKEDITRDIPNVGEEALKDLDESGIVRIGADVAPGDILVGKVTPKGETQLSPEEKLLRAIFGEKAEDVKDTSLKVPPGIEGVVIDVKVFSRKGAERDERSKSIEGRETAKLSKDKEDEIKIVRDNAYKKVKKLLAGKHLSQKLLDKKGNVLIKKGMVITEDIIDQIPMARWDEVSLTDEHVEEEIKHTIDNFNEQIDLIKVVFDERIDRLKRGDELPPGVIKMVKVYIAMKRKISVGDKMAGRHGNKGVVSRILPEEDMPYLADGTPVDIVLNPLGVPSRMNVGQILETHLGWAARGLGEQVAGYMEKDFSHNALREKLKKIYGSPDFNKFLNDLSDKEVVAVARRLKKGIFISSPVFDGATEQDIKDLLEKAGLPLNGKITLYDGRIGEPFDQDVTVGCMYMLKLHHLVEDKIHARSTGPYSLVTQQPLGGKAQFGGQRLGEMEVWALEAYGAAHILQEFLTVKSDDVPGRTRMYEAIVKKEYNIEPTLPESFNVLIKELQSLVLDVELLEEK
- the rplL gene encoding 50S ribosomal protein L7/L12; this encodes MAQISKEDVIKFIEGSTVLEVAELVKELENKFGVTAAAPVAAAASAAGAAAAAAPAEEQTEFTIILKSVGADKIKVIKEVRAITGLGLKEAKDLVEGAPKTVKEGVSKADVENFKKQLEAVGAQVEIK